Proteins co-encoded in one Haloarcula pelagica genomic window:
- a CDS encoding valine--tRNA ligase, which yields MSDTQDPPTDESTADQSDSLDGEYDPQAVEPTWQDQWVADGTYAYDGDADTRFSIDTPPPTVSGNLHMGHLYQFTLQDFVARYHRMADDTVFFPFGYDDNGIASERLTERELDIRHQDFERREFQEKCREICSRYEAEFTEDVQSLAISVDWDNTYKTIAPEVQRVSQLSFLDLYEKGREYRQRAPTIWCPDCETAISQVEQEDEDKHTKFNDIAFDLVEDGNGDAPGEGGAEETFTISTTRPELLPACVSVFVHPDDDENQHLVGGTARVPLFEQEVPIIADERVDMETGSGLVMCCTFGDQNDIEWYQAHDLELRLAIDESATMTEVAGDYEGMSTTQARAAIIEDLDVEGYLLESRDHEHTVQVHERCGVEVEYLVTEQWYIELLDKKGEYLQAGRDMEWFPEKMFSRYQHWIEGLEWDWCISRQRDSGIPIPVWYCDECGEPTLAEPEQLPADPLSDDPPVDGCPACGHDTFTPEEDVFDTWATSSLTPLVNAGWDWSADGSAADGPQSITDGTFEMAMDELYPFDLRPQGHDIISFWLFHTVVKCYEHTGEVPFENVMINGMVLDENREAMSKSKGNVIPPSEVLENFPVDAARYWAAGTSIGDDFPYKEGDLEAGERLLQKLWNASRLVDQLTPAADAVDAVEEDDLAAVDRWLLAELDATVESVTEKFEDYAFSKARNELRSFFWNTFCDDYLEIAKQRLSDGSDLSTEYTLVRAHRTFLKLFAPFLPHITEELWSRLYADDEGSIHTTDWPVAGGYEADLAAGETAMEVVSALRRYKTEHGLPLNADLDSVEVYGHVAGFEDAIAEAMHVERLETYDEAPEITTEISGIDLDYSLVGPEFGNSVGDIDAAIEAGDYEIDGDRLIVAVEFELDAEMFEIEESRTYSGDGEMTETESAVVVVQ from the coding sequence ATGAGTGACACACAGGACCCACCGACCGACGAATCGACAGCCGACCAGTCAGACAGCCTCGACGGGGAGTACGACCCACAGGCCGTCGAACCCACCTGGCAGGACCAGTGGGTCGCCGACGGCACCTACGCCTACGACGGCGACGCCGACACCCGATTCAGCATCGATACGCCGCCGCCGACGGTGTCGGGCAACCTCCACATGGGGCACCTCTATCAGTTCACGCTCCAGGACTTCGTCGCCCGCTATCACCGGATGGCCGACGACACCGTCTTCTTCCCCTTCGGCTACGACGACAACGGCATCGCCTCCGAACGGCTGACCGAGCGCGAACTCGACATCCGCCACCAGGACTTCGAGCGCCGGGAGTTCCAGGAGAAGTGCCGCGAGATCTGTAGCCGATACGAGGCCGAGTTCACCGAGGACGTGCAGTCGCTGGCGATCTCGGTCGACTGGGACAACACCTACAAGACCATCGCCCCCGAGGTCCAGCGCGTCTCACAGCTCTCTTTCCTCGACCTCTACGAGAAAGGGCGGGAGTACCGCCAGCGCGCGCCGACCATCTGGTGTCCCGACTGCGAGACGGCCATCTCACAGGTCGAACAGGAAGACGAGGACAAACACACGAAGTTCAACGACATCGCGTTCGATCTCGTCGAGGACGGGAACGGCGACGCCCCGGGCGAGGGCGGCGCCGAGGAGACGTTCACCATCTCCACCACGCGACCCGAACTGCTGCCGGCCTGTGTCTCGGTGTTCGTCCACCCCGACGACGACGAGAACCAGCACCTCGTCGGCGGGACCGCCCGGGTCCCGCTGTTCGAGCAGGAGGTCCCGATCATCGCCGACGAGCGCGTCGACATGGAGACCGGGAGCGGCCTGGTCATGTGTTGTACGTTCGGCGACCAGAACGACATCGAGTGGTACCAGGCCCACGACCTGGAGCTCCGGCTGGCCATCGACGAGTCCGCGACGATGACCGAGGTGGCCGGCGACTACGAGGGGATGAGCACCACGCAGGCCCGCGCCGCGATCATCGAAGATCTGGATGTCGAGGGGTACCTCCTCGAATCCCGTGACCACGAACACACCGTCCAGGTCCACGAGCGCTGTGGCGTCGAGGTCGAGTATCTCGTCACCGAACAGTGGTACATCGAGCTCCTGGACAAGAAAGGCGAGTACCTCCAGGCCGGCCGGGACATGGAGTGGTTCCCCGAGAAGATGTTCAGCCGCTACCAGCACTGGATCGAGGGGCTTGAGTGGGACTGGTGTATCTCCCGACAGCGCGACTCGGGCATCCCGATCCCGGTCTGGTACTGTGACGAGTGTGGCGAGCCGACCCTGGCCGAACCGGAGCAACTGCCCGCCGACCCGCTCTCGGACGACCCGCCGGTCGACGGCTGCCCGGCGTGTGGCCACGACACGTTCACCCCCGAAGAGGACGTGTTCGACACCTGGGCGACCTCCTCGCTCACGCCGCTGGTCAACGCCGGCTGGGACTGGTCCGCGGACGGGTCGGCTGCCGACGGCCCCCAGTCGATCACCGACGGGACCTTCGAGATGGCGATGGACGAACTGTACCCGTTCGACCTGCGCCCGCAGGGCCACGACATCATCTCCTTCTGGCTGTTCCACACCGTCGTCAAGTGTTACGAACACACCGGCGAGGTCCCCTTCGAGAACGTGATGATAAACGGGATGGTGTTAGACGAGAACCGCGAGGCGATGTCCAAATCGAAGGGCAACGTCATCCCGCCCAGCGAGGTCCTAGAGAACTTCCCGGTCGACGCTGCCCGCTACTGGGCCGCCGGGACCTCTATCGGCGACGACTTCCCGTACAAGGAGGGCGACCTCGAAGCGGGCGAACGCCTGCTCCAGAAGCTCTGGAACGCCTCCCGGCTGGTCGATCAGCTCACCCCCGCCGCGGACGCCGTCGACGCGGTCGAGGAGGACGACCTTGCGGCCGTCGACCGCTGGCTGCTGGCCGAGCTCGACGCGACCGTCGAGTCGGTCACCGAGAAGTTCGAGGACTACGCGTTCTCGAAGGCCCGCAACGAACTGCGGTCGTTCTTCTGGAACACCTTCTGTGACGACTACCTGGAGATCGCCAAACAGCGCCTCTCGGACGGCAGTGACCTCTCGACCGAGTACACGCTGGTCCGTGCCCACCGCACCTTCCTGAAGCTGTTCGCCCCGTTCCTCCCCCACATCACCGAGGAACTGTGGAGCCGCCTCTACGCCGACGACGAGGGCTCGATCCACACCACCGACTGGCCCGTCGCCGGTGGCTACGAGGCCGACCTGGCCGCGGGCGAGACGGCCATGGAGGTCGTCTCGGCGCTGCGCCGCTACAAGACCGAACACGGCCTGCCACTGAACGCCGACCTCGATAGCGTCGAGGTGTACGGCCACGTCGCCGGCTTCGAGGACGCCATCGCCGAGGCGATGCACGTCGAGCGCCTGGAGACCTACGACGAGGCCCCCGAGATCACGACCGAGATCAGCGGGATCGACCTCGATTACTCGCTGGTCGGACCGGAGTTCGGCAACAGCGTCGGCGACATCGACGCCGCAATCGAGGCCGGCGACTACGAGATCGACGGCGATCGGCTGATCGTCGCCGTGGAGTTCGAACTCGACGCCGAGATGTTCGAGATCGAGGAGTCCCGGACCTACTCCGGCGACGGGGAGATGACCGAGACGGAGTCGGCGGTCGTCGTGGTCCAGTAG
- a CDS encoding DUF6293 family protein — translation MHTHIVPVGFDYDRLIAPLVREQLDVDRVILLEGAVGSEANVEYSRNLARKLEKDYENLLGAETERFVIADVYDYDDAFEQAFELINAELDSGSEVWVNVSAMPRTVSFAFATAAHSIMVEREGDRDRIHTYYTVPEKYLETELAEELRRQVDLLKDLQAGEGVDDRVDERLRTAVDLLDEFDERGTTIGAKEIDGSHIVELPVASFSNVKPFEEVILFTLGEHGEFESVSELAQELARDLGEEYTDSFRSKVIYNVDRLGPGGKGYIEQEDRGKSYRTRLSRIGELWVRAHSAEDRDRELP, via the coding sequence ATGCACACCCACATCGTCCCGGTCGGCTTCGATTACGACCGGCTCATCGCGCCGCTCGTGCGCGAGCAACTCGACGTGGACCGGGTCATCCTCCTGGAGGGCGCGGTCGGGAGCGAGGCCAACGTCGAGTACTCGCGCAACCTCGCGAGGAAGTTGGAGAAAGACTACGAGAACCTCCTGGGCGCCGAGACCGAGCGGTTCGTCATCGCCGATGTCTACGACTACGACGACGCCTTCGAGCAGGCGTTCGAACTCATCAACGCTGAACTTGACTCGGGTAGCGAGGTGTGGGTCAACGTCTCGGCGATGCCCCGCACCGTCTCCTTTGCCTTCGCGACGGCGGCCCACTCGATCATGGTCGAACGCGAGGGCGACCGGGACCGCATCCACACCTACTACACGGTCCCCGAGAAGTACCTGGAGACGGAACTGGCCGAGGAACTGCGCCGGCAGGTCGACCTCCTGAAAGACCTCCAGGCCGGCGAGGGTGTCGACGACCGCGTCGACGAGCGACTCCGGACCGCGGTCGACCTGCTCGACGAGTTCGACGAGCGCGGGACGACCATCGGCGCGAAGGAGATCGACGGCTCCCACATCGTCGAACTGCCCGTCGCCTCCTTCTCGAACGTCAAGCCCTTCGAGGAAGTCATCCTCTTTACGCTGGGCGAACACGGCGAGTTCGAGTCGGTTTCGGAACTCGCCCAGGAACTCGCCCGCGACCTTGGCGAGGAGTACACCGATTCCTTCCGCTCGAAGGTCATCTACAACGTCGACCGGCTCGGCCCGGGCGGGAAGGGGTACATCGAGCAGGAAGACCGAGGGAAGTCCTACCGGACACGGCTCTCACGCATCGGGGAGCTGTGGGTGCGGGCACACTCGGCGGAAGACCGCGACCGGGAACTGCCGTAG
- a CDS encoding DUF7344 domain-containing protein — protein sequence MSDDSDSRDEARGDASPSPDEQLSPDVLEVETVYEALGHPRRRYLCYTLLEDTEWTLTELATKIAAWENDVPEHAVTNDRREAVYVSLYHAHVPKLVDEGVIAFDETTETITVAEHAEQVLAALEGMGASLDASQETHAREEIDERTE from the coding sequence ATGAGCGACGACTCTGACTCGCGTGACGAAGCAAGAGGGGACGCCTCCCCCTCCCCCGACGAGCAACTATCACCGGACGTGCTGGAGGTCGAAACCGTGTACGAGGCGCTGGGCCACCCCCGCCGCCGCTATCTGTGTTACACGCTGCTCGAAGACACCGAGTGGACGCTGACCGAACTGGCGACGAAGATCGCCGCCTGGGAGAACGACGTTCCCGAACACGCCGTGACGAACGACCGACGGGAAGCGGTGTACGTCTCGCTGTATCACGCCCACGTCCCGAAGTTGGTCGACGAGGGTGTGATCGCGTTCGACGAGACCACCGAGACGATCACGGTCGCCGAACACGCCGAACAGGTCCTGGCCGCGCTCGAAGGAATGGGGGCCAGTCTCGACGCAAGTCAGGAGACACACGCCCGGGAGGAGATCGATGAACGAACGGAATGA
- a CDS encoding HalOD1 output domain-containing protein → MNERNEDGDGVVDTPATEPETRWSQVAQRCYRPGGNRELTTTIVFAIAAASDVSPEEVKSPPLYESVDVPAIEAAFFGSDSSGESRDGTGAVTFRYAEYRIEVRSDGWVFVSEPAEPEPS, encoded by the coding sequence ATGAACGAACGGAATGAGGACGGAGACGGGGTTGTTGACACCCCCGCGACCGAGCCCGAGACACGCTGGTCGCAGGTCGCACAGCGCTGTTACCGGCCCGGCGGAAACCGAGAACTCACGACGACGATCGTGTTCGCGATCGCGGCGGCGAGCGATGTTTCCCCGGAGGAGGTGAAGTCACCGCCGCTGTACGAGTCCGTCGACGTGCCGGCGATCGAAGCCGCCTTTTTCGGCTCGGACAGCTCCGGGGAGTCCCGGGACGGGACCGGAGCCGTCACGTTTCGGTACGCCGAGTACCGCATCGAAGTCCGAAGCGACGGCTGGGTGTTCGTGTCCGAACCGGCCGAACCGGAGCCGTCGTAG
- a CDS encoding DUF2892 domain-containing protein, protein MDTETAGDRSRLVRVLLAVGLGILALRSLRGGKRLRGILTGVGAVALGVSAAGDSGPAVEPLHETDKTDFDTDADTETDLDTDSSDVSVVADDSADDHAEPAPGSLTCVACGEPIVAGQRRRPNADGETVHDDCL, encoded by the coding sequence ATGGACACTGAGACCGCTGGCGACCGAAGTCGCCTCGTCCGCGTACTGCTGGCCGTCGGCCTTGGCATCCTCGCCCTCCGCTCGTTGCGGGGTGGAAAACGACTCCGTGGCATCCTGACCGGCGTCGGCGCCGTTGCCCTCGGCGTCTCCGCGGCCGGCGACAGCGGCCCCGCCGTCGAACCGCTCCACGAGACGGACAAGACCGACTTCGACACGGACGCGGATACCGAGACGGACCTCGACACCGACAGTTCGGACGTGTCCGTGGTGGCAGACGACTCGGCCGACGACCACGCCGAGCCAGCCCCCGGCTCGCTCACCTGTGTCGCGTGTGGCGAACCGATCGTCGCGGGCCAGCGCCGCCGCCCCAACGCCGACGGCGAGACCGTCCACGACGACTGTCTGTGA
- a CDS encoding sodium:solute symporter family protein yields the protein MAETTLQLGIVGAYMVVALAVGVVAYRLTDRNAEDYYLASRTLGTVVLLFTTFATLLSAFTFFGGPNLAFSAGPEWILVMGLMDGIIFAVLWYVLGYKQWLVGKRHGYVTLGEMLGDRFGSTPLRMVVAGVSLVWLFPYVMLQQKGAGQAIVGLTEGAVPFWVGAGGITLFMILYVTVSGMRGVAWTDTLQGLFMLSLVWVAVAWVLSSVGGAGEATALLAETNPEFLALGGGLYTQQYIVSTAVSIAFGVTMFPQINQRFFAAGSKTVLKRTFALWPVLVLLLFVPAFMLGAWAAGLGVEVAQGGNVIPALLAEYTPTWFAALVIAGAMAAMMSSSDSMLLSGSSYLTRDLYRPLTGRSTGADDGRETLVARVGVIGFATLSFVASLYTPGTLVQIGDTAFSGFAQLTMPVALALYWRGTTRSGVYAGILGSQVFYVLHVLPVLETVAGLVGLTVALPTAYLGWTPGIVGILLGTVLTVGVSVVTAPAAAENPTAYRVDAD from the coding sequence ATGGCTGAGACCACGCTGCAACTGGGCATCGTCGGCGCCTACATGGTCGTGGCGCTGGCGGTCGGTGTCGTCGCCTACCGGCTGACCGACCGCAACGCCGAGGACTACTACCTCGCCAGCCGGACGCTTGGCACGGTCGTCCTCCTCTTTACGACCTTCGCGACGCTGCTGTCGGCGTTTACCTTCTTCGGCGGTCCGAACCTCGCGTTCTCGGCCGGCCCCGAGTGGATCCTCGTGATGGGGCTGATGGACGGCATCATCTTCGCGGTGCTGTGGTACGTGCTTGGCTACAAGCAGTGGCTCGTCGGGAAGCGCCACGGCTACGTCACCCTGGGGGAGATGCTGGGCGACCGCTTTGGCTCGACACCGCTGCGGATGGTCGTCGCCGGCGTGAGCCTCGTGTGGCTGTTCCCCTACGTGATGCTCCAGCAGAAAGGCGCCGGCCAGGCCATCGTCGGCCTGACCGAGGGCGCGGTCCCGTTCTGGGTCGGCGCGGGCGGGATCACCCTCTTCATGATCCTCTACGTCACCGTCTCGGGGATGCGCGGGGTCGCCTGGACCGACACGCTCCAGGGACTCTTTATGCTCTCCCTGGTCTGGGTCGCCGTGGCCTGGGTGCTCTCGTCGGTCGGCGGGGCCGGCGAGGCGACGGCGCTGCTCGCCGAGACCAACCCCGAGTTCCTGGCGCTGGGCGGCGGCCTCTACACCCAGCAGTACATCGTCTCGACGGCGGTCAGTATCGCCTTCGGCGTGACGATGTTCCCACAGATCAATCAGCGCTTCTTCGCCGCGGGCTCGAAGACCGTCCTCAAGCGGACGTTCGCGCTGTGGCCCGTCCTCGTCCTGTTGCTGTTCGTCCCGGCGTTCATGCTGGGTGCGTGGGCTGCGGGCCTGGGCGTGGAGGTCGCCCAGGGCGGCAACGTCATCCCGGCGCTGCTGGCCGAGTACACGCCGACGTGGTTCGCGGCGCTGGTCATCGCCGGCGCGATGGCCGCGATGATGTCCTCCAGCGACTCGATGCTGCTGTCGGGGTCGTCGTATCTCACGCGGGACCTCTACCGGCCGCTGACCGGTCGGTCTACGGGAGCGGACGACGGCCGCGAGACGCTGGTCGCTCGTGTGGGCGTGATCGGGTTCGCGACCCTGTCGTTCGTCGCGAGCCTCTACACGCCGGGCACGCTCGTCCAGATCGGCGACACCGCCTTCAGCGGGTTCGCACAGCTGACGATGCCCGTCGCGCTGGCGCTGTACTGGCGCGGGACGACCAGAAGCGGCGTGTACGCCGGTATCCTCGGGAGTCAGGTGTTCTACGTCCTGCACGTCCTACCGGTGCTCGAAACGGTCGCCGGGCTGGTCGGGCTCACGGTGGCGCTGCCGACCGCGTACCTCGGCTGGACGCCGGGAATCGTCGGGATTCTCCTGGGAACGGTCCTGACGGTCGGGGTCTCGGTCGTGACCGCGCCGGCCGCGGCGGAGAACCCGACCGCCTACCGCGTCGACGCCGACTGA
- a CDS encoding DUF3311 domain-containing protein translates to MRHTRTAGWAVVGLVLMALAVPWFLWDSAQVVAGLPVWLWWHIGWMGLASLVFAVFARTAWGLGIEEVPADG, encoded by the coding sequence ATGAGACACACGCGGACCGCCGGGTGGGCAGTCGTCGGGCTCGTGTTGATGGCGCTTGCCGTCCCGTGGTTCCTCTGGGACAGCGCACAGGTTGTCGCCGGCCTCCCGGTGTGGCTGTGGTGGCACATCGGCTGGATGGGGCTGGCGAGCCTGGTCTTCGCCGTCTTCGCACGCACTGCCTGGGGACTGGGCATCGAGGAGGTGCCGGCCGATGGCTGA
- a CDS encoding tRNA-binding protein has translation MGLTEAQIDPEQFLEDVEMRVGEVVDVADFPAARKDVYKLTVDFGDEERQSAAGLTDLYEHEDLLGAQVIAVVNLGPVTIAGFESECLVTGVDGEDGVVHLTTERDVEPGTRVY, from the coding sequence ATGGGACTCACAGAGGCGCAGATCGATCCCGAGCAGTTCCTCGAAGACGTTGAGATGCGCGTCGGCGAGGTGGTCGACGTGGCGGACTTCCCGGCCGCACGGAAGGACGTGTACAAGCTGACGGTCGACTTCGGCGACGAGGAGCGACAGTCGGCGGCGGGGCTGACCGACCTGTACGAGCACGAGGACCTGCTGGGCGCGCAGGTGATCGCCGTCGTGAACCTCGGACCGGTGACCATCGCCGGCTTCGAGAGCGAGTGTCTCGTCACCGGCGTCGACGGTGAGGACGGCGTCGTTCACCTGACCACGGAGCGGGACGTGGAGCCGGGCACCCGCGTGTATTGA
- a CDS encoding sugar phosphate isomerase/epimerase family protein, whose translation MHTAIQLWTLRDHSGPQAETFERIAAAGYDGVEFAGLSDPVETARKLEAAGLLAAGAHVDAEAIRADPAGVTDDLATLGVPYVVVPYLDDDHFADAAAVAETATMLDDLSGAVEKPLLYHNHTHEFVPIGTETAFDRLIEETTVGIELDIGWAQAAGRDPVALLETLSGRAPVVHLKDVTADGEPTGLGEGVVDLQAVVDAARAAGTEWLVFEHDDPAAPIEAMAAAADVLSTLAVE comes from the coding sequence ATGCACACCGCGATCCAGCTGTGGACGCTGCGCGATCACTCGGGGCCACAGGCCGAGACCTTCGAGCGTATCGCCGCGGCCGGCTACGACGGCGTCGAGTTCGCGGGCCTGTCGGACCCGGTCGAGACGGCTCGGAAGCTGGAGGCGGCGGGCCTGCTCGCCGCCGGCGCACACGTCGACGCCGAGGCGATCCGGGCCGACCCCGCCGGCGTCACCGACGACCTCGCGACGCTGGGTGTCCCCTACGTCGTGGTCCCGTACCTCGACGACGACCATTTCGCGGACGCGGCGGCGGTCGCCGAGACGGCGACGATGCTCGACGACCTGTCCGGCGCCGTCGAGAAGCCGCTCCTCTATCACAATCACACACACGAGTTCGTCCCGATCGGGACCGAGACAGCGTTCGATCGGCTGATCGAGGAGACGACAGTCGGTATCGAACTCGACATCGGATGGGCACAGGCGGCGGGTCGTGACCCGGTTGCCCTCCTAGAAACACTGTCGGGCCGCGCCCCAGTCGTCCATCTGAAAGACGTGACCGCCGACGGGGAGCCCACCGGGCTGGGCGAGGGGGTCGTCGATCTCCAGGCGGTCGTCGACGCCGCGCGGGCGGCCGGGACGGAGTGGCTCGTCTTCGAACACGACGATCCGGCGGCACCGATCGAAGCGATGGCGGCGGCCGCCGACGTGCTCTCGACGCTCGCCGTCGAGTGA
- the dnaG gene encoding DNA primase DnaG encodes MQDTAKYLIHADITAAGVVERSDVVGAVFGQTEGLLGDDMDLRDLQDSKKVGRIDVEIAAEGGQSRGEVTVASGLDKVETAILAAALETIEQVGPCGAEITVTNIEDIRSAKRREVVDRATELLAQFEADSVTTEDIVETVRQRVRVEDVTEYDGFPAGPRVADSDAIVVVEGRADVVQLLKYGVKNAIAVEGTDVPDTVADLTADRTVTAFLDGDRGGDLILKELGQVGEIDYVALAPRGQSVEDLSRADAMTALRDKIPYEEFVDGADGESSQDSSGTARADGPVAVDPTPPAEGDERSEEGGAVAVTETVETPAADETGATPDAESTAVPETLSDHVAAVIGAGTGQARLLGPDGAVLADGDADDTVSLVAESETVPETVVLDGPCSQKVLDVAAQRGVDVVVATEHGEYVKQPTSVHVRIEDGDQS; translated from the coding sequence ATGCAAGACACCGCAAAATATCTGATACACGCTGACATCACCGCGGCCGGCGTCGTCGAGCGCAGCGACGTGGTCGGCGCGGTGTTCGGACAGACCGAGGGGTTGCTCGGCGACGACATGGACCTACGGGACCTCCAGGACTCGAAGAAGGTCGGCCGGATCGATGTCGAGATCGCCGCGGAGGGCGGCCAGTCCCGCGGCGAAGTGACCGTCGCGAGCGGCCTGGACAAGGTCGAGACGGCGATCCTCGCGGCGGCGCTGGAGACGATCGAGCAGGTCGGTCCCTGTGGCGCGGAGATCACCGTCACGAACATCGAAGACATCAGAAGCGCCAAGCGCCGGGAGGTCGTCGACCGGGCGACGGAACTCCTCGCCCAGTTCGAGGCCGACTCGGTGACGACCGAAGACATCGTCGAGACCGTCCGCCAGCGGGTCCGGGTCGAAGATGTCACGGAGTACGACGGGTTCCCCGCCGGGCCACGGGTGGCCGACTCCGACGCTATCGTCGTGGTCGAGGGGCGTGCCGACGTAGTCCAGCTGTTGAAATACGGCGTCAAGAACGCGATCGCCGTCGAAGGCACCGACGTTCCCGACACCGTCGCCGACCTGACCGCCGACCGGACTGTCACCGCGTTTCTGGACGGCGACCGGGGCGGCGACCTCATCCTGAAGGAACTCGGGCAGGTCGGCGAGATCGACTACGTCGCGCTGGCACCGCGCGGACAGTCGGTCGAAGATCTCTCGCGGGCCGACGCGATGACGGCCCTGCGGGACAAGATCCCGTACGAGGAGTTCGTGGACGGAGCGGACGGCGAGTCGAGCCAGGACTCGTCCGGGACGGCCAGAGCGGACGGCCCGGTCGCCGTCGACCCTACACCGCCCGCCGAGGGCGACGAGCGTTCCGAGGAGGGCGGCGCGGTCGCCGTCACCGAGACCGTCGAGACGCCAGCGGCCGACGAGACGGGAGCGACACCGGACGCCGAGTCGACAGCGGTCCCGGAGACGCTCTCGGACCACGTCGCCGCCGTCATCGGGGCCGGGACCGGACAGGCTCGCCTCCTCGGCCCGGACGGTGCGGTCCTCGCGGACGGGGACGCCGACGACACCGTCTCGCTGGTCGCCGAGAGCGAGACGGTCCCCGAGACGGTCGTCCTCGACGGCCCGTGTTCACAGAAAGTACTCGACGTGGCCGCACAGCGGGGCGTCGACGTGGTCGTCGCCACCGAACACGGCGAGTACGTCAAACAGCCCACGAGCGTCCACGTCCGGATCGAAGACGGCGATCAGAGCTGA
- a CDS encoding GNAT family N-acetyltransferase, whose product MTPIREGRPADRARLRAIQAAALDHPWPDLLSVAVDGPPELLVYDDGGPVGYALVVPDHPIAYLAELAVAPAEQGRGIGTQLLSTLFERLRAAGFETVRLTARADDERVRGFYDKLGFSEEGRLPEHYDDGDGVLLTRQL is encoded by the coding sequence ATGACGCCGATCCGCGAGGGTCGCCCGGCCGACCGCGCCCGGTTGCGGGCGATCCAGGCGGCCGCGCTGGATCACCCCTGGCCGGACCTGCTGTCGGTCGCCGTCGACGGGCCGCCGGAACTGCTCGTCTACGACGACGGCGGGCCGGTCGGGTACGCACTCGTGGTTCCGGACCACCCAATCGCGTACTTGGCGGAACTGGCCGTCGCGCCCGCCGAACAGGGCCGGGGGATCGGGACGCAGTTGCTCTCGACGCTGTTCGAACGGCTCCGAGCGGCGGGCTTCGAGACCGTCCGGCTCACCGCCCGCGCCGACGACGAGCGGGTCCGGGGGTTCTACGACAAACTCGGGTTCAGCGAGGAGGGACGGCTCCCGGAGCACTACGACGACGGCGACGGCGTCCTGTTGACGCGTCAGCTCTGA